A window of the Campylobacter massiliensis genome harbors these coding sequences:
- a CDS encoding SPOR domain-containing protein, producing the protein MEYNELRDIMLDNNEDKKSKNVKRILILVAVFVIIFLAVLIVMKFLNSPETNDQVAQTDSRLVLPPEPDNTRSIPQQVSVPATPPSEPAPQVAQTNVPPVAPPPPSEPQAQQPNPTFEQVPIVPENKGQDSFEDMVKALKEKEDKRQQDTGAAAPAPTEPSTIQGALKQNDAPNAQPSEPKAEPKQHVNVVKQKEPKQEKAAKQPKNDAAKEKPAKQKPAKQAPTANGGEAHSGSYIQVFAVKHFNEKAPELGKLKAAGYAYKLYRTNVNGNEIIKVLVGPYSGEQLKSELAKIKQSAAPNAFIVNIK; encoded by the coding sequence ATGGAGTATAACGAGCTAAGAGACATTATGCTTGATAACAATGAGGACAAAAAGAGCAAAAACGTCAAGAGGATCCTCATCCTCGTTGCCGTTTTCGTCATTATCTTTTTAGCTGTTCTCATCGTGATGAAATTTTTAAATTCGCCGGAGACTAACGATCAAGTCGCGCAAACCGACTCTAGACTGGTTTTACCGCCTGAGCCAGATAATACGCGAAGTATCCCGCAGCAAGTGAGCGTGCCTGCCACTCCGCCTAGCGAGCCTGCGCCTCAGGTAGCGCAAACTAACGTCCCTCCAGTCGCTCCGCCTCCTCCGTCCGAGCCTCAAGCGCAGCAGCCAAATCCTACTTTTGAGCAGGTGCCTATCGTGCCTGAAAACAAAGGTCAAGATAGCTTTGAGGATATGGTAAAAGCGCTCAAGGAAAAAGAGGATAAAAGACAGCAAGATACAGGTGCGGCAGCTCCTGCGCCGACCGAGCCTTCTACTATACAGGGTGCTTTAAAGCAAAATGACGCGCCAAACGCTCAACCAAGCGAGCCAAAAGCCGAGCCTAAGCAGCACGTAAACGTAGTAAAGCAAAAAGAGCCTAAACAAGAAAAAGCCGCAAAACAGCCTAAAAACGATGCGGCTAAAGAAAAGCCGGCTAAACAAAAGCCGGCCAAACAAGCTCCTACAGCTAACGGCGGCGAGGCTCACAGTGGTAGCTACATACAAGTTTTTGCGGTCAAGCACTTTAATGAAAAAGCGCCAGAGCTTGGTAAGCTAAAAGCCGCAGGATACGCGTATAAGCTATATAGGACGAACGTAAACGGCAACGAGATTATCAAAGTGCTAGTCGGTCCTTATAGCGGTGAGCAGCTAAAAAGCGAGCTTGCTAAAATCAAGCAAAGCGCGGCTCCAAACGCCTTTATCGTAAATATAAAATGA
- a CDS encoding ArsS family sensor histidine kinase has product MRYSLTTKISVVFALAFSLVCILFYTFASMQLDNALEKIKNKQLNAINYLIASYEKSNPPSDLTNYFRNFGLTYVKSDKTVANVISTGKTVFAKQTQLGLFQSLLFQDSLYLQIKNPSFQILLESDDTKNINDPIWVGFILTTALLVSLYVSVMKSLMPLKKLSSDIRKFGAGNMDVNIAKPDSDDEIAKVAIEFDAAASKIRELLRSRQLFLRTIMHELKTPIGKGRIVSEMVQNPTHKTRLIAIFERLDMLINEFGKIEQLLSKNYALNYQESYFSNILDQARDMLMLDKFEEKVSVDIRRDILLRVDFGLFSLAIKNLIDNALKYADDKKAQVICDADGIVVRNLGQLLQNPIEYYMQAFIREKGTKSSGMGLGLYIIDHICRMHKFSLKYSYEDGYHSFKICTNPKESVEKRA; this is encoded by the coding sequence ATGAGATACTCCTTAACCACGAAGATATCGGTAGTTTTCGCGCTAGCGTTTTCTCTTGTTTGTATCTTGTTCTACACGTTTGCGAGCATGCAGCTGGATAACGCGCTAGAAAAGATAAAAAATAAGCAGCTAAACGCGATAAACTACCTCATCGCCTCATACGAAAAGTCAAATCCGCCTAGCGATTTGACTAATTATTTTAGAAATTTCGGACTAACTTACGTCAAGAGCGACAAAACCGTCGCAAACGTCATAAGCACCGGCAAGACGGTCTTTGCCAAGCAAACGCAGCTGGGACTATTTCAGTCGCTGCTTTTTCAGGATAGTTTGTACTTGCAGATCAAAAATCCTTCGTTTCAAATTTTACTAGAAAGCGACGATACGAAAAATATAAACGATCCGATTTGGGTTGGTTTTATCCTCACGACGGCGCTTTTGGTGTCGCTTTACGTTTCGGTGATGAAGTCGCTGATGCCGCTTAAAAAACTAAGCTCTGATATCAGGAAATTTGGCGCCGGAAACATGGACGTAAATATCGCCAAACCCGACTCCGACGACGAGATCGCCAAGGTCGCGATAGAATTTGACGCCGCAGCTAGCAAGATCAGGGAGCTTTTGCGCTCTAGGCAGCTGTTTTTACGCACGATCATGCACGAGCTAAAAACGCCGATCGGTAAAGGCCGCATAGTCTCCGAGATGGTGCAAAATCCTACGCACAAAACCCGCTTGATAGCGATATTTGAGCGGCTAGATATGCTCATAAACGAGTTTGGCAAGATCGAGCAGCTACTATCCAAAAACTACGCGCTAAACTATCAGGAGTCGTACTTTTCAAACATCCTTGACCAAGCGCGCGACATGCTGATGCTCGATAAATTTGAAGAAAAAGTGAGCGTAGATATCCGCCGAGATATCTTGCTACGCGTGGATTTTGGGCTCTTTTCGCTCGCGATAAAAAATCTCATAGATAACGCCCTAAAGTACGCCGACGACAAAAAAGCACAGGTTATCTGCGACGCAGACGGTATCGTCGTGAGAAATCTAGGCCAACTGCTACAAAATCCTATCGAGTACTACATGCAAGCCTTCATCCGCGAAAAGGGCACCAAAAGCAGCGGCATGGGGCTAGGACTTTACATCATCGACCACATCTGCCGCATGCACAAATTTAGCCTAAAATACTCATATGAAGACGGCTATCACTCATTTAAAATTTGCACCAATCCAAAGGAAAGCGTTGAAAAAAGGGCTTGA
- a CDS encoding AraC family transcriptional regulator, with amino-acid sequence MKFIINPKFTNDGFIFIFKGKNLRTVSADVFMDKFNSSEDGVLAGLGVKIRAKNIALSDEIAFGTIKMDAKDDTKIVGDFHALQGCFINFTLQGGISLSSANGKVEYKSGLSTISSVDLPSSDQEIYGGAHAGINLFLENSFMSANFGDLIELGANKLVSQNYTCAVNKILLNQILSLNADEPLERLLLESKILELIYNEFSRLKCPNKHVILDEADKNALQKARQILSKDIKNPPSIKELSKQVRLNEFKLKVGFKSLFGQTPYEFLREERMKRALAMLQGSELNIAEISAATGFKNQSHFSKLFCDYYGTAPKNLMKNRKYYY; translated from the coding sequence TTGAAATTTATTATCAACCCGAAATTTACAAATGACGGATTTATTTTTATATTTAAAGGAAAAAATTTGCGCACGGTATCCGCAGACGTTTTTATGGATAAATTTAATAGCAGCGAAGACGGAGTTTTGGCTGGTCTTGGCGTCAAAATCCGCGCCAAAAATATCGCGCTAAGCGATGAAATAGCCTTCGGCACGATAAAAATGGACGCTAAAGACGACACCAAAATAGTCGGCGATTTTCACGCTTTGCAGGGTTGCTTTATAAATTTCACCCTACAAGGAGGCATTAGCCTAAGCTCAGCGAATGGCAAAGTCGAATACAAAAGCGGACTATCCACGATCAGCTCGGTCGATCTACCAAGCTCGGATCAAGAGATTTACGGCGGCGCGCACGCGGGAATAAATTTATTCCTAGAAAACTCGTTTATGAGTGCAAATTTCGGCGATCTTATCGAGCTTGGCGCAAACAAACTCGTCTCGCAAAACTACACCTGCGCCGTAAATAAAATTTTATTAAACCAAATTTTATCGCTAAACGCCGACGAGCCGCTTGAAAGACTGCTTTTAGAAAGTAAAATTTTAGAGCTTATTTATAACGAATTCAGCCGCCTAAAATGCCCAAATAAGCATGTTATACTAGACGAAGCGGACAAAAACGCGCTACAAAAAGCCAGGCAAATTTTAAGCAAGGATATCAAAAATCCGCCGTCTATAAAAGAGCTCTCAAAACAGGTGCGGCTGAACGAATTTAAACTTAAAGTCGGCTTTAAAAGTTTGTTTGGGCAAACTCCTTACGAATTTTTGCGCGAAGAGCGAATGAAGCGAGCGCTGGCGATGCTGCAAGGCTCGGAGCTAAATATCGCCGAAATTTCGGCTGCGACGGGCTTTAAAAATCAAAGCCACTTCAGCAAGCTTTTTTGCGATTATTACGGCACGGCACCCAAAAATTTGATGAAAAATAGAAAATATTATTATTGA
- a CDS encoding shikimate dehydrogenase has product MMIFAVFGNPISHSVSPRLHNLALGELGLSREALYTRYELEDGSRLISKFKELKLSGANVTVPHKEAALAQCDIADETATKIGSVNTLVSRGDKIYGYNTDAPGFLLAIEDFGQINSALVLGAGGTARAVAYALKSRDVRVCVLNRSEERLANFAEFEKFSWTNFGEFRGCKFDLVVNTTSAGLKDENLPAPIEILRPILDEAKFAFDVIYGKKTPFLNLAAASGLAHKDGSEMLLFQAVKALNLFFEGSLDETKIEASMRKALYLSASSR; this is encoded by the coding sequence ATGATGATTTTTGCCGTTTTCGGCAACCCTATATCCCACTCCGTTTCGCCGAGGCTACACAACCTAGCTCTCGGCGAGCTGGGTCTATCTCGCGAAGCCCTATATACTCGCTACGAGCTAGAAGACGGCTCGCGACTCATCTCTAAATTTAAAGAACTAAAACTAAGCGGCGCAAACGTAACCGTACCTCACAAAGAAGCTGCGCTCGCACAATGCGACATCGCAGACGAAACTGCTACTAAAATCGGCTCCGTAAACACTCTGGTATCTCGCGGCGATAAAATTTACGGATACAATACCGACGCGCCTGGATTTTTACTAGCGATAGAAGATTTCGGACAGATAAACTCAGCTCTCGTTTTAGGCGCGGGCGGGACGGCTAGAGCGGTCGCCTATGCGCTAAAAAGCCGCGACGTGCGAGTTTGCGTGCTAAATAGAAGCGAGGAGAGGCTGGCAAATTTTGCCGAATTTGAAAAATTTAGCTGGACGAATTTTGGCGAATTTAGAGGCTGCAAATTTGATCTCGTCGTAAATACGACCTCGGCTGGGCTAAAAGATGAAAATTTGCCCGCGCCGATCGAGATTTTACGCCCGATTTTAGATGAAGCTAAATTTGCATTCGACGTGATTTACGGCAAAAAAACGCCATTTTTAAATTTAGCCGCCGCTAGCGGACTCGCGCATAAAGACGGCTCAGAGATGCTGCTTTTTCAAGCGGTAAAGGCATTAAATTTATTTTTCGAGGGTTCGCTTGACGAGACTAAAATCGAAGCCTCGATGCGAAAAGCCCTTTATTTATCGGCTTCTTCTAGATAA
- the recR gene encoding recombination mediator RecR, whose protein sequence is MKKGLEKFNELVAAFEQLPGVGKKSAQRYAYHVCLKDSFGGLKLAQSIEDAVRFTGKCQICGGLSEDEICDICSDETRDKELLAVVESPKDILVFEQSAIYRGRYFVLEEITPEQTEKLRTIIEQNGVTEIIFALTPGLSSDAVMVFIEDKLSGLGVKFSKIAQGVPTGVNLENIDLLSLMKALDSRTEL, encoded by the coding sequence TTGAAAAAAGGGCTTGAGAAATTTAACGAGCTCGTAGCGGCCTTTGAGCAGCTGCCCGGCGTCGGCAAAAAGTCCGCCCAGCGCTACGCCTATCACGTATGCCTAAAGGATAGCTTCGGAGGGCTAAAGCTCGCTCAAAGCATCGAGGACGCCGTAAGATTTACGGGCAAATGTCAAATTTGCGGCGGGCTTAGCGAGGATGAGATTTGCGATATTTGCAGCGACGAAACGCGAGATAAAGAGCTGCTAGCCGTCGTCGAAAGCCCAAAGGATATCCTAGTTTTCGAGCAAAGCGCGATCTATCGCGGGCGCTACTTTGTGCTAGAAGAGATAACGCCGGAACAAACCGAAAAACTGCGTACAATCATAGAGCAAAACGGTGTAACCGAGATCATTTTCGCGCTCACGCCGGGGCTTAGCAGCGATGCCGTGATGGTGTTTATAGAGGATAAGCTAAGTGGTTTGGGCGTCAAATTTAGCAAGATAGCCCAGGGTGTACCCACAGGCGTAAATCTCGAAAACATCGACCTTCTCTCGCTTATGAAAGCGCTTGATAGCAGAACTGAGCTGTAA
- the pyk gene encoding pyruvate kinase — protein sequence MNKKTKILATVGPASESIEVMEQLVLAGVNAFRLNFSHGTHEYHKSNIDKIRQVEAKLGRKIGIFQDICGPKIRVGKLDRSEFKLKIGDTLIFVKEEILGEQIDENRYKLCINQPQILAALKMGEYIYLCDGQIRAKIVNASAQKVEAVVENDGILRSNKGVNFPNTKLNIEVITPKDLKDLEFGAKNGVHFVAISFVQNANDIRKAREILKSFGSKAQIYAKIEKFDAVENIDEIIEVSDGVMVARGDLGIEVPYYKVPTIQKLIIKKANEAVKPVITATQMMLSMAEHETATRAEISDVANAVLDGTDVVMLSEESAVGINPVAVVEAMSNTIIQTQQIYPFNKFDFGHYDDTDMMASSTARLASALKVDGIIALTSSGGSAAKLARYRTDIDIIAITHNEQAAYRLTLCWGITAAFVIEKEERLHTLMAKSIKAAVQKGYIKDDKSYIMTAGYPTGVAGSSDLIRILRKAQIDYYLEEADK from the coding sequence ATGAATAAAAAAACAAAAATCCTAGCCACGGTCGGACCGGCCAGCGAGTCCATAGAGGTTATGGAGCAATTAGTTTTGGCCGGAGTCAATGCTTTTAGGCTAAATTTCAGCCACGGCACGCACGAATATCACAAATCAAATATCGATAAAATCAGGCAAGTAGAGGCGAAGCTCGGGCGCAAAATAGGTATATTTCAGGATATCTGCGGCCCTAAAATAAGAGTCGGCAAACTAGACAGAAGCGAATTTAAACTAAAAATCGGCGATACGCTAATCTTCGTAAAAGAAGAAATACTCGGCGAGCAAATAGACGAAAATCGCTATAAGCTTTGCATAAATCAGCCTCAAATTTTAGCCGCGTTAAAAATGGGCGAGTACATATATCTATGTGACGGACAGATTCGCGCTAAGATCGTAAACGCAAGCGCTCAAAAAGTAGAAGCCGTAGTGGAAAACGACGGGATACTCCGCTCGAACAAGGGCGTAAATTTCCCAAATACCAAGCTTAATATCGAAGTTATCACACCTAAGGATTTAAAAGATTTGGAATTCGGCGCCAAAAACGGTGTGCATTTCGTCGCGATCTCTTTCGTGCAAAATGCAAACGATATAAGAAAAGCTAGAGAAATCCTAAAAAGCTTTGGCTCTAAAGCTCAAATTTACGCCAAAATAGAAAAATTTGACGCCGTAGAAAATATCGACGAAATCATCGAGGTTAGCGACGGCGTGATGGTCGCTCGCGGAGATCTAGGTATCGAGGTGCCGTACTACAAGGTGCCGACGATCCAAAAGCTTATCATCAAAAAAGCAAACGAAGCCGTTAAGCCGGTCATCACCGCTACGCAGATGATGCTAAGCATGGCCGAGCACGAAACGGCAACTAGAGCCGAGATCAGCGACGTGGCAAACGCCGTACTAGACGGCACCGACGTAGTCATGCTAAGCGAAGAAAGCGCGGTCGGCATAAACCCGGTCGCCGTCGTGGAAGCGATGAGCAACACCATAATCCAAACGCAGCAAATTTATCCTTTTAATAAATTTGATTTTGGTCACTACGACGATACGGATATGATGGCATCTAGTACAGCTAGGCTCGCCTCGGCGCTAAAAGTAGACGGTATCATCGCGCTAACCTCATCGGGCGGCTCGGCGGCGAAACTAGCTAGATACCGCACGGATATAGATATCATCGCCATAACGCACAACGAACAGGCCGCATATAGGCTGACTCTTTGCTGGGGCATCACGGCGGCGTTCGTGATAGAAAAGGAAGAAAGACTGCATACGCTAATGGCTAAATCGATCAAAGCCGCAGTCCAAAAAGGCTACATAAAAGACGACAAAAGCTATATCATGACGGCCGGATATCCGACGGGAGTGGCGGGCAGCTCTGATTTGATCAGAATTTTAAGAAAAGCTCAGATAGATTATTATCTAGAAGAAGCCGATAAATAA
- the dnaJ gene encoding molecular chaperone DnaJ: MEIDYYEILEISKNSDSETIKKAFRKLALKYHPDRNQGDKEAEENFKKVNEAYQVLGDEEKRAIYDRYGKAGLEGRGGFSSSGFSADFDLGDIFNSFFGGGFSSGASSRKRSSDKYPLDLEIALRIKFNEAVFGTEKEIEFTIKKPCQTCKGSGSKDGKTHVCPHCEGRGRISQQRGFMSFVQECPYCNGTGETVKDRCSDCGGSGYKEERQSVKVNIPEGIDDGMRMRVSEKGNVSSTGARGDLYVHIEVEADEHFVRHESDVYIEIPVFFTQAILGETITIPTLKGTTELKLPVGAKDKQQFVFDGLGVKNVNSKRYGRLVAQISIKTPKELTGEQISLLNQLQESFGIKAGKASYDEEEDEGILDKIKGWFKGEESGDKGKKKGKKA; encoded by the coding sequence GTGGAAATAGACTACTACGAAATTTTAGAAATCAGCAAAAATAGCGACTCTGAAACCATAAAAAAAGCATTTAGAAAACTAGCGCTAAAGTACCATCCCGACCGCAATCAAGGCGACAAAGAGGCGGAAGAAAATTTTAAAAAGGTAAACGAAGCATATCAGGTGCTAGGCGATGAAGAAAAGCGCGCGATATACGATAGATACGGCAAGGCTGGGCTTGAGGGCAGAGGCGGCTTTAGCTCAAGCGGATTTAGCGCGGATTTTGATTTGGGCGATATCTTTAACTCGTTTTTTGGCGGCGGATTTAGCTCTGGCGCAAGCAGCCGCAAAAGAAGCAGCGACAAGTATCCGCTCGATCTAGAGATAGCTCTTAGGATCAAATTTAACGAAGCGGTGTTCGGCACCGAAAAAGAGATAGAATTTACGATCAAAAAACCGTGCCAAACCTGCAAAGGCAGCGGCTCGAAAGACGGTAAAACGCACGTATGTCCGCACTGCGAGGGCAGAGGTCGGATATCGCAGCAAAGGGGCTTTATGAGCTTCGTGCAGGAGTGTCCGTACTGTAACGGCACGGGCGAAACGGTCAAGGATAGATGCTCTGATTGCGGCGGCAGCGGCTACAAAGAAGAACGCCAAAGCGTCAAGGTAAATATCCCCGAGGGCATCGACGACGGTATGCGCATGCGCGTGAGCGAAAAGGGCAATGTATCATCAACCGGCGCCAGAGGCGATCTATACGTGCATATCGAGGTTGAAGCCGACGAGCATTTCGTGCGTCACGAAAGCGACGTTTATATCGAGATTCCGGTATTTTTCACGCAGGCAATTTTGGGCGAGACGATCACGATCCCAACGCTAAAAGGTACGACCGAGCTAAAACTGCCAGTCGGCGCAAAAGACAAGCAGCAGTTCGTATTTGACGGCCTTGGCGTAAAAAATGTAAACAGCAAAAGATACGGCAGGCTCGTAGCTCAAATCTCCATAAAAACGCCAAAAGAGCTAACGGGCGAGCAAATCTCGCTGCTAAATCAGCTACAAGAAAGCTTTGGCATCAAGGCCGGCAAGGCGAGCTACGACGAAGAAGAAGACGAAGGAATCTTGGACAAGATAAAAGGGTGGTTTAAAGGCGAAGAGTCTGGCGACAAAGGCAAGAAAAAAGGCAAAAAGGCTTAA
- a CDS encoding response regulator transcription factor: MINVLMIEDDPEFAQILSEYLSDFNIKVTNFEDPYLGLSAGVKNFDLLILDLTLPGMDGLEVCKEIRSKYNIPIIISSARSDISDKVVGLQLGADDYLPKPYDPKEMYARIMSLIRRYKKTNEVQEEVVDTLFRIDERRHEIYYNNESLTLTPAEYEILSYLIKQHSFSVSREQLVYNCKSLKDKDSKSLDVIIGRLRTKIGDSSKAPKHIFSVRGIGYKLIG; this comes from the coding sequence ATGATTAATGTTTTAATGATTGAAGACGATCCGGAATTCGCGCAAATCCTATCCGAGTACTTGAGCGATTTTAATATAAAAGTAACAAATTTCGAAGATCCTTATTTGGGACTAAGCGCCGGAGTAAAAAATTTCGACCTGCTTATCCTAGACCTTACACTACCAGGCATGGACGGCCTAGAGGTGTGTAAAGAGATCCGTAGCAAATACAACATCCCTATCATCATCTCTTCTGCTCGCAGCGATATCAGCGATAAGGTCGTAGGGTTGCAGCTAGGCGCGGACGACTATCTGCCAAAACCGTACGATCCAAAGGAAATGTACGCGCGCATCATGAGCCTAATCCGCCGCTACAAAAAGACCAACGAAGTACAAGAAGAGGTCGTAGATACGCTATTTAGGATAGACGAGCGCAGACACGAAATCTACTACAACAACGAAAGCCTAACGCTAACGCCGGCCGAGTATGAGATTTTGAGCTATCTTATCAAACAGCACAGCTTTTCGGTTTCTCGAGAGCAGCTAGTTTATAACTGCAAAAGCTTAAAAGACAAGGACTCAAAGAGCCTAGACGTCATCATCGGCAGACTAAGAACCAAAATCGGCGACAGCTCAAAAGCGCCTAAACATATATTTTCGGTACGCGGAATAGGCTATAAACTCATAGGATGA
- a CDS encoding TRAP transporter substrate-binding protein: MKKFLAVLAAFGLALSANAADKTYKLKLASTWESTTPVLGDAAKEFKRVVETLSDGRLEVRIDYPSKHKAPFGILDFVKGGQYDIGYTASYYYKGKDANTMFFTAVPFGMTAGELRAWYEFGGGKQLEEKVYDKYNIKVFNAGDTGTQMGGWFKKEIKSVEDLKGLKIRIPGFGGEVMARVGATINTIPTGELYMALEMGTIDSVEWVSPAFDMGLGFHKIAKYYYTGWQEPSGQTQFFVNKKTYEKLPADLQAVIEAAANQVASMLNTRSFFDNAEYWAKMKAEYPDIEVRSFPQDVMDALRKASDEILDEEAAKDPLFKEILDSQRAFLAKAREWTKISEFSYIQKTTK, from the coding sequence ATGAAAAAGTTTTTAGCGGTTTTGGCTGCTTTTGGCTTAGCGCTAAGCGCGAATGCAGCGGACAAAACCTATAAGCTAAAGCTAGCTAGCACCTGGGAGAGTACGACTCCGGTTTTGGGCGACGCGGCGAAAGAATTTAAGCGCGTAGTCGAGACGCTAAGCGATGGCAGGCTAGAGGTGAGGATAGACTATCCGTCTAAGCATAAGGCGCCGTTTGGTATCCTAGATTTTGTTAAAGGTGGTCAGTACGATATCGGCTATACTGCATCCTACTACTACAAGGGCAAGGATGCAAACACTATGTTTTTTACAGCCGTGCCTTTTGGTATGACTGCAGGCGAACTACGCGCATGGTATGAGTTTGGCGGCGGCAAGCAGCTAGAAGAAAAAGTTTACGATAAATACAACATCAAAGTCTTTAACGCTGGCGACACAGGCACGCAAATGGGCGGTTGGTTTAAAAAAGAGATCAAAAGCGTAGAGGATCTAAAAGGCCTAAAAATCAGGATCCCTGGCTTTGGCGGCGAGGTTATGGCGCGCGTGGGAGCGACGATAAACACGATCCCGACCGGCGAGCTATATATGGCGCTTGAGATGGGCACGATCGACTCGGTCGAGTGGGTGAGCCCTGCGTTTGATATGGGCTTAGGCTTTCACAAGATCGCCAAATACTACTACACGGGCTGGCAAGAGCCGAGCGGCCAAACTCAGTTTTTCGTAAACAAAAAGACCTACGAGAAGCTGCCTGCCGACCTTCAGGCTGTGATCGAGGCTGCGGCTAATCAAGTAGCTAGCATGCTAAATACGCGCTCGTTCTTTGATAACGCCGAATACTGGGCAAAGATGAAAGCGGAGTATCCGGACATCGAGGTTCGCTCGTTCCCGCAGGACGTCATGGATGCGCTTAGAAAAGCAAGCGACGAAATCCTAGACGAAGAGGCGGCGAAGGATCCGCTATTTAAGGAGATTTTGGACTCTCAAAGAGCGTTTTTGGCTAAAGCTCGCGAGTGGACAAAGATTTCCGAGTTCTCATATATCCAAAAAACTACGAAATAA